AGCTGGTAGCTCGGCTCATTCAGGGCATTACAAAAAGAATGGGTGAGCGGCTCAGTGCGttaagtttatttagcttttccacatttaattCAACCAACATTATCAGCAGTTTGGCTTTTCAGCAGTGTTTATTCTTAGGATGGGGGGTTAAATACAACACTTAGCATCTTATACTCAAAAATCACTTGGAaacttttttcattattatatttTCAACTGAATTGTTCaggtttggttttcttttttttctttgttagaaAATGTGAGTGAATATCTGGAAATCCAAAGCGCAGAGGTCCAAGACAACCACAAGGCGATTGTTGATGACCTCACAGATGTCAGACACCAAGCCCAAGATATTTACCAGAAAATTGGTATCCGATCAACTTGATAGCCGTTTGTAATTGCACTAAATGTGTGGCTGGGCTGCattgttttgtaatttcttttatttccttggTGCTGTGACACAACAGACCACAGCATGTCTGAGTTTCTGCAGTACCAGGACCAGACCTCCCAGTACTACGCTGATCTGATGAACAAACTGGAGCGCATGAACAACACGCTGGGAGTCATGCTGCACTACCTGGACAACATGCAGCATCGCATAGAGGACAGGCTTCACATGATCCAGAGCTACCTTGGCTGGGCAGGTGACCGTGGCATGTCGTTGCAACATTAAAATCAAACTCACCACTTGCAGTAAAATGATCAATGTCTTAAAGTAAAGACAGTTAAATGTGGATCGGAGGAGTTATTGTAAAGGGAATCACAAAAATAGAAAGGGTCTGCATGAATGTTTTTGTGGTTTCTTCTTCTTGCAGGTTTGAGTCTAACGGCCATGTGGACCTGCGTCGCACACACGGGCTACTTCGTATTGTGCGCCGTCCTCCTGACGTTCCTGCGCTGTCCGGGCTTCTCCAGAGCCGTGCTGCTGCTCGTGGTTCCTCTGAACGCGGCGGCCGAGGTCAACCAGCAGCCGGCGCTGGACCTGACCAGCCTCAGCGTCCTGCTGCTCACTCTGTCCCTGGGTACGAGCTCTGAGCAGGACACCAGGCAAATGCTAAGCTTTCAGACGCAGCTCTGACCGCGTTCTTTGGTCTGTAGGTCACTGGTTTGTGAATCGTCTTTGGGCTTGTGTGCCAAGCAGAAAGGAGCCAGGTTCACCACCGCTGCTGGGCCCATGCAACATCGTGGAGCCTCAGAAGGACATGATGTTGGGTCCGCCTTCATCCACACCAGAAAGGTTTGTCTATTTAATCTGAAACGTTGGGTCAAGTTGCTCCCAAATTTCTCAGAATTTGTGATTTCCTGTGCATTATGGTGACTAGTgccttttgtttaattaaaatgtttaatgtaactttttttttttttttttttttaagatatggAAAAGGCGACATTTTCGAACAAGACAGCTTGTTGAATAACGACAGCTTTTTATCAGGTAAAAATGAAACTTGGCATTCAACAGAAACTAATCCCTATGACAGCCGAACTGTTTTGAAACGACTCTCCTGTTTACAGGTGAACTCAGCATATCGGCGGTGTCTCCACGTCACAGGCGACCCGTGCCAGAGCAGAACTTCCTGCCGACATTTGGAACGCCCAATCAGTCCACTCCCAGGCCAACGCCCCCTGGATGTCTATCAAGGGTGAGCTCATTCGTTTCCTGTCAAAGGTAAACAAAGCTTGGTACTTCATGAATCCTTTCGCCAGCCCGTTTTAATCGTTTTTCAGGCTCTAATTGACGACATCGCAGGAGGAGCTTTTTATGCAGCAGATGACTCCCGTAACTTTGGCAGGGAAATGCGGAGTGCAAGTCCGACCCCATCAGTTATCACCAACAGGTTAGCGTTTTGAACTTGtcaaaaaatatactttttttttttttttcccaacccCACTTTGAACATGTTAGTCTTGAATATTCTAGCCTTCAGGCTAGAATATTCATGTTCAATAATTTGaggggttgttgttgtttttaaatgctagTGTTTTCATTGCTCTGCCATTTAAATATCCACCCCTTTACttggacaactttatttgtcatttagtatgcacaaagtgcgtacagaacgaaatttcgtttgcatacagcttgaaaaatcacagtaaattgcagtaaaaaaacacacacacatactatGTCCATGAAATGCATTTCAAGGAGTAATTCATGGCATAAGATATTATTGATTGATAGCAGCACGGAATCAGATGGTTTTCTTTAGTCTAGTCAGATCCAAAAAAAGACACTGGAGGTCGTAAAGACAAATGTCTGATTCCTAAAATCTTATGAATATAAAACTGTTCCTGCTCTTGACATGTCAGTCTTAAAACTACTTTGACCTGAACTATTAATATCAAAGATTAATTGTATGGGACTTTAAAGGCCCATGTTTATTTGGCtccactgtttgttttttgatttaacagaagaagaaaaaacatgtcAAGGAATCCATGTCATAATGTGGCTTGATATTGATGCAATCTCACACATGTGCATAGGGTCTGTTAGGGTTCAGTTTGTCAGACTTTACTGGAGTACCTTCCAATAACCTAAATCTGCTCTGATTTCTGTGGCAGCTCCTTGTCAGGCCGCCAGCTGTGCAATGGAATCACAAAAACGGGGAAAGCCTGTAAGAACAAGGCGGTTCCAGGACAGGAGTACTGCCGAGTCCACGAAGGGGGGCACAGCTCCTATGTTCAGGCCTAAAATGTTcaactttgacatttttttattttatatttttttaagatgagTTGTTACAGCAGTGAGTGTTCTGAAGGAACTTTTACCAAATATTTATGTAAATTTTAAACGAGTTTGTTCCGAGTCCTTTACAAACGAATGTTTTACCAGTTTTGTGTCTAATTTGTGGGTTTTTGTTGTGTAAGTGGATGCATGGTGATTTGGATGGATCAAGGAAACAATTTAGGCTGTGCAGGTTTTAAAATAGTTTGCTCATTTAATAAATCTAAACAACCATACATTCAgcttgtttgttctttttattaaacttattCATCAGTCACCCTTATGCTCATCCTGTAACATCAACAGCTTACTGTTTTCAAGTTTCCCACCACCTCTATGGAAAGGGCATATTGCATTtttaaggattaaaaaaaaacaagactgtcaaactgaaacaaatctgtttttatttttctaaaaagaaacCATTTGAACCCCGTTTCCCAACAAAGGGCTCTGAACTCCACCTGTAAAATGGAAAGATACTGACTCTTTATATTGACATTTGATCTGGAACTACAGGTGAAACTGTTCTTAGCAAATTGAGAAACCTTGCTTGAATCTGCTAGGCAAGAAAAGTGGGTGAACTTCATGGAAGCTAGGCGAAGAGGCACTAAACTGTTTCTTTGCCCAAGAGTTATGAAGCACTGGGATTCTTGCCTTTCATGTAAAGCCAGGAGACGAGTACAACATGGCAAACACCACTGTTGGCTCAAGAGGAGTTGGCAGCCAGACCACTGAGGTGCCTGTATATAAGCATCAACTTCCTGGGTtagcaagttttatttttattttttttctttctctcaatTAAATCAATTACCATTTACCCACAATTGGATGCAGAAGTGACTAATTTTCTCTCTGTCTGGGACAAATGAAAAAATGGTATCAGTATTTTTGATCTGACTTGTATTCATATTGGCAGCTACCCTTTATTTGTAAGGGTGCCACCTGTTTGGACAGCTACACACTTTAAAAGTAGAAAAGTGAaactttcagctgcttccattcactgtTTTACACAACCAGTGTGACTTCTTAATAGAAAAGACTGATGCACtttcagacccagagcaggaaATAAAATATCTTCACGAAATCTGCCAGAatgtaacttaaaaaaaaaaattaaaaatcagcaGCAGTTGTTCAGCGGAGTGCTTTTAGTTTCCTGAGTGGGATTCCTTCTTCTAGGTAACCTCagtttgacaactttcagctaGCGTTTGTCTTCATGCTTTGTACGCATTTCTTCAGAACCTATAAAGGATTATAACTTCTGTAAAATACAAGCTcaaagacattttgaaaaggaGATATGAAAATGATGAATGCCCCTTAAGAAAACCGTTCAAATGATACAACAGAAGGAAATGAAGATTTACAGCACAGATTACACCGTGGTACAGTCTGGTCCGGGAGTATTTATCTACAGTTTGTCAGTGATTATCATTATTGACTCACTACTTCCTGCACATGACCCGATTTCCTGCACTGCCGACCCAACCGGCTTCTTAGAGAAACGGTCAATGGAAAGACGGATGTGGTGCCAACCGGCTCGCCGACCGCTTCACTTGCGTGCAGCGTCGTAATTGGCGACAAACCAGTCGCACGTTTCTTTTAAAGCTGTAAATGAACGCGAGAAAACATCTGTCAGCGCACAGAAACCCGTACTTGTGTAAATGCACGCCACAAGCTCGTGCTCTCACCTTGCTTGAAGGGTGTGAATTTGAAGTCCGGCAGGTAGCGACGTAACTTTGCATTACTGGCTGTCTTCTTGAACTGGCCGTCAGCTTTGCTGGTGTCATACTGGATGCCATAAGTTAAAGTTACTCAGTGAAGTCAAAATGGCTAAACAGGATCCTAAAAATCAACATCCAACCCGCTGATAATGAAATAAGATATTTGCCATGTCGGTAGTATCCATCAGCATCAGACAAATCAAACTTGGTCTGAATGTGGATGAGAAGATATGGGACAACAGTGActgtaaaaacatttctctgaaGTTAAAGTTGATTTCCCAGTCAGCACTGCTTCTCTGCAAGTGATGATCTCCTGCGTCCTCATCTGTTTTGAGTAAACTTTGTAAATTATAGCTTTCCTAAATGTGACAAATAGGTCCAGGCTGAGCTAACATCTCCCCAAGGATGTTTTAATCTGATGAATCCAAGGCTGAAAATAACATTGCTCACTACCAAACTAACACCACCACGTTTCACTTCAATAAAAACAGGGTGGTGGAAACCCCATGATGTTAATTTTTCATAGACAAAACTGTCTTTTTGTAagtgcataaaaataaaaacgtaaaaTACTTTTCAcctccaggggtccgttcttcgtacgttgcttaaaacatccgagatcaaatgagacatccaagatgatttcatccggctaatcatgatccggctaattgggttcttccaacacacctgttgtttatgattagtatcactggattgagttatctgagacaactgcgcgttcatgcgtttgtttaaaaggggaaatgtatcgatagtagaaacattgatcagcagcgctgctattggctgttcagcatggccaaagaacgcccacaatttttctcccaagcagaacaagagcttggaaggttatgccgaatttgagtcattaattaaatcaaaatctgttaaagacaggagagagggccggcaaaaagcagcagacaaattaatgcataaatactgtccatggtagatgtttctatcactttctacagtatgaatttttgcattttaataatttgatatttactttgttcttttatatcagagcctccacgggacccactagaacatggggacaagtaaaagtgaagtacaagaatattctacaaaatggtagcctttaattattatactttattttaaaaaggttatgtcaagagatccaaatttcagtgtcattccttagacactggaagtaaaggacacgtgcaaactgggaattttaacaaaaaaaaatctttatccataaaaaatgaaaatcttccttttccaagtcatccactgtttacacggtaaaactgtattgctccgtggctagataatccatccatagttttttctaatacaatatactgctcgacaggaagcaagcctttcaaagtaaactaaacttcacaataaaatggcctgaacaactcttcttactgaatatgataaaaataaaaagcaaactatcatacaaataacttaaatattttagatttatggctccaacatcactttttcctctttaaaagccactgttaaatgatgtgtttgtctgtttataacagccaccaataaaaatctctctacaattacactgtcgcgctgcgctaaaggatcctgtctattgcgcaatacgcaattaattcgaaaaactctgcaaattattcttgcaccttccgcaacaggttgctgtcgtaaaaatggacatggctacggcagattaccctttctcctctgcttatacagccgtgatctaatattgtttacatgaaatggcgcacatgttgctatgacaacaagtgcaggatgtctttcgaagaaccaaacgatccaagatcatgccaaatcgtcaacaataaaatcctgctaactgagttagcgacgtacgaagaacggaccccaggtgtCTGCTGGAAAGCTAAAGAGATTTAACTTTTCTGCTTTAACAAGACATTTTAAGATTTAGAAACTTAAGAACTTCAAGTAATAGCATCTTTTCTCATCTATTTAGAAGTCCTTTTTCAGTTAAATGTACATTGCATGACATTAAAAGGTaaaagttttaaattgaatCGTCTTTTTACATAAAGTATCAATTTATCTAGGGTAAATTTCCAGAAGCCGAGAACTTGAATGAATCAAAGGATACCACTACTTCTCCTTTAAAGCCCAAAGATTCAACAACTGCATCGGCGGCTTCTTTAATGGAGACCTCGTCTTCTTCCCCGACTGTAACCAAATGACGTCATTAAATTTCCGTTAACAAATAAAATTCATGCTGTGCAAAGAGGACTCACCAGAGAGAATGATCGGGTCGACCTCCGGATATTCCCTCAGAACCCAGAGAAAGAGACGAGCCAAGTCCAAAGAGTAAATGAACTGCCTTCTAGGAGAGCCTGAACCCCAGACCGTCAGGGGCTTCCCCTCCTCTGAccaaacaaaagaaatacaGAAAACGAAATTCACAGCAGAGTCGCCACACTTATCTCTTGCTTACATTTACTGTATCTGCTTCCAACTTTGACCTCACACTAAACTCAAAAAGCAGACGTACTTTGAGCGATGTACGCTTTATGAATGAGCCCCGGCAGCACATGCCCATCCTCGATGCTGAAGTTGTCGTGGGGACCAAACACATTTGTGGGAATCACGGCCGTGTAGCTGTGGCCATGCTGCTGGAAATAAGCcctgagagatggacacaaaCTGATAATTATGTCTGTTTCATCTAAagtgctttttcttcttcttcttgtaatGCAGCATCTAAAGCAGACCTGTTTTGAACATCAATCATCCTTTTAGCGTAGGCGTAGCCAAAGTTGGACTCGTGAGGCGGGCCATTGTGGATCTAGTGCAGACGAGAATATATGGTCAGCGTTTCAAAATTCACTGATTTGTTCCAACGGCGTGGATGAGAGGGAACTTTTACCATGGTCTCGTCGATGGGATATGTGGTTTTATCGGGGAAAATGCAGGTGGATAGACAGGAAACGACCTTGACTGTCCCAACCTCGTGCGCCGCCTGCAGCACGTTATCGTTGATGTAGACGTTGTTTCTCTGCAGGACAAAAAATATTGTCAGTTCAACCTTGACAGGAGGGTAGGAACCATTCTACGATAAAAATATCTCTGCAGGGATGTCTGTCTCTTTCAAGTGGCCAAGCACAGTTTAAAtaccttaaaggtatatagacacgttatatgcttatataaaaaaaaaggaccaaaaaccgtttgatcatgatgataaaataaagttatagaCACTAaacctccatcttgatagttttttgatagtcctttttgaggctaGATTGAATCCAGCCCCGGGCTCGTtgaacagataaaaacaaacgtggcgccatctagtgacagtatagCAGAACTATCATGatgccagtttgcttaattaataaattacttGTTAATAATGCCGAACGGAGCCTggccctctgcaatgcctcgcaataaagcggcagctcggcgtgactgaagaccaaccgttattaattaaatactctgatctacagcaactttaagaacctcgtatcagaacatttacgtcaatcacatctgagcaatcggcaggtttagcatcctcttcagtgaacaccaacggtcatactgtattcccagcgacattcaagttttttccctcttggaatcatacatttgtttagcttttttttttttttttttttttactggatcttggaccgttcttcgctgggagatgctaatagccgttagccgcttcttTGCTTAATCCCCTGTTGCATATGCGCAGTGTTGTACTTATTCTGTTATTATACAAAAAAGACGAAGGGCTTTATTtcctaacaaactgagcaaaagcaaagcgtaaaacaaaataactaataCGCCATCAGGACataataatctttcataaaaacgttgtatgcaaccagagagaATTACTCacgtatacatttaaaaatgtcaaataacatggctatgcaccttttaaTAGACCTGTCAACAGAACACATctgaacatttcagaaaaacagcaacaacagcagAGGAAGGAAGCGTCTCATACCCAGAAGTCTAGGTTATGCTTCATGTTCTTGAAAAGTCCTCCCACCATAGCAGCCAGGTGAATGACGTGGGTGGGCCgatgtttttcaaaaactgcCCGCGTCTCCTCTTTGTTCCTGATAAGAAACCAGAAGCACAATGAAACGTGTGCGGCCTGTTTTataggttttttttgggggggggggggattgtgaAGCTGCACAAAAATTAGCAATGATTCTCACATGAGGTTTGCATCTTTGGAGGACAGAAATATCCACTCCTCTCCTTTTTTAGCTCCTCCTTCATCCTCTATAACACGCTGTATGGCCCTCCCCACCAATCCGGACCCCCCTGTGACCAACACCTTCATTGGACCAGTGTGCTGAGAGTTCATCTAAGCAAAAACCAccacataaacataatataaatatCAGACAACAGAACATAACCCTTCCTAAACTGagatattttagaaaaaaatatgaatttaaaattctatttCATTTACATAcaaccaattcacaacacatcatctcaaggcacttaatAGAGTCAATTTTATCAAATCATGCAGAgtggttacattttttttctccctctaatCATAAATCATAATCATAAATActggacaaaaataattaaaaaaatcaatgccaaaatctgaataattttcagatttaaataaaaaataattcattcatttatttaattacaaaTTGAAATAACCAACAAATTCATAATATATACTACTTCAGATGCAAAGGGAAGATGAAAGtgcactttcagaaacaaaaacattcggTGAAATGtgtatgattttattttctgtaacgtTGCTTGACTCgtgtttttcttactttgtcTCCTCCAGTGCAATCACGGAGATGAAACgctagaaagaaagaaaaaaagtaaaaaaaaaaaatgaacaaaggcATATGACACATGCGACTCCCGAATCAATAAAAAAGGACACACAAAGTGATTCTAAGTAGACGCAAAGCTTTAAAATGCGCAATACCAGGTAGTGTAAATGTCTTTACAAGCAACTTTTTATCAGAACCATATATAGCTTTTATCGAGTCACTGGGGTTCGGGAAATTTAAAGTAATCACGCACATCTCTAAAGGATATTGTCTTTGGTGTGCCACATGTACTTTTCTGACAGTTGAAACCAGTCAGACCGCATCTTGCCAAAGTTTGTACCTGCTAGCAGAAAAACTGCTCACCGGTATTCCTTTACAGTGAATGCTCTATAAATTAAGGCCGACAAAACGCATGTGTAAAACAAAAGCGAAAACGTCCGACTTGTTTTTACCGATTTCAACCCAGTGTGGTAAAATGACATTGATACTGAGGGAAATTATTACCTAAAACAGTAGTCTCTCGTTAGCCAGCAATACGTTACCAACCTGCATCAATCTCCGGAACTCTGAATGTGAAAGTAAGGTTCCGGTTCCTGGcctcaaaataaaagtctgttttcaaataaaatgtcacaATCGAGGTGTTGTAAAAACGAAATGCCTGTCTTTTTGCTGTAGAGATTAacctaatgtaaaaaaaatgtttacattgatACCGAGTGAAAGTATTACTGACAACAGCAGTTTCTCATTCGTTAGCCAACAGGATGTTTGGTTTCATAGCTTGACGCTGGTTGGTCAAGCTGTTGACCAACCAGC
The Fundulus heteroclitus isolate FHET01 chromosome 9, MU-UCD_Fhet_4.1, whole genome shotgun sequence genome window above contains:
- the bmb gene encoding protein brambleberry encodes the protein MGHILIHHWLLLMTVCILACPAVTGLFEWLRITQPAADPPPPPPPVAPALLAKDAQFEMVTADQKFLAEAKQLELSPLDSCHYRVVARLRSSCESLTEENLAKLGVELFNCQAEIEGRRTFPCTEEMTIKECTADMDPDTWNAYHIVSNRARSVCYAARQQLFRRRAELTVNSLISTATSQLDAMKDLKVGQLELKELTAASLDKLLEGHSALQSQQGKLHEGQEQMESSLRDNLQRLGQEKALIASGQELVARLIQGITKRMENVSEYLEIQSAEVQDNHKAIVDDLTDVRHQAQDIYQKIDHSMSEFLQYQDQTSQYYADLMNKLERMNNTLGVMLHYLDNMQHRIEDRLHMIQSYLGWAGLSLTAMWTCVAHTGYFVLCAVLLTFLRCPGFSRAVLLLVVPLNAAAEVNQQPALDLTSLSVLLLTLSLGHWFVNRLWACVPSRKEPGSPPLLGPCNIVEPQKDMMLGPPSSTPERYGKGDIFEQDSLLNNDSFLSGELSISAVSPRHRRPVPEQNFLPTFGTPNQSTPRPTPPGCLSRALIDDIAGGAFYAADDSRNFGREMRSASPTPSVITNSSLSGRQLCNGITKTGKACKNKAVPGQEYCRVHEGGHSSYVQA
- the LOC105932877 gene encoding GDP-L-fucose synthase gives rise to the protein MNSQHTGPMKVLVTGGSGLVGRAIQRVIEDEGGAKKGEEWIFLSSKDANLMNKEETRAVFEKHRPTHVIHLAAMVGGLFKNMKHNLDFWRNNVYINDNVLQAAHEVGTVKVVSCLSTCIFPDKTTYPIDETMIHNGPPHESNFGYAYAKRMIDVQNRAYFQQHGHSYTAVIPTNVFGPHDNFSIEDGHVLPGLIHKAYIAQKEGKPLTVWGSGSPRRQFIYSLDLARLFLWVLREYPEVDPIILSVGEEDEVSIKEAADAVVESLGFKGEVVYDTSKADGQFKKTASNAKLRRYLPDFKFTPFKQALKETCDWFVANYDAARK